The proteins below come from a single Mycolicibacterium sp. TY81 genomic window:
- a CDS encoding site-specific integrase gives MADTTNRDYSQSLLLWLNFLDIRGVQWWTATSDDAEEFEFWRTTDPANPEPVGTSTFAKDVAACKKFYRWVAARYPDVSDIFAEVAFPRAKREARVRWLDPAAIARWRDVGVRGRDLSGRRDRSWKGRNEQRDSAFVDGLYGTGLRLTEWGSIVLPELAKLEFGRNFFTSRLADACAKGGYGHPYWVPREVLSAVSAYVEGARARAVRDAQTAGRYDRIKDRSVICKQSRAGRVEYVDSTGRRIRTSWNELTPGVRRKLFRENVSGLEPIALWLNADGLPRDPHGWHHTFDTANTRIAALGLNDFSCTPHMHRHSFALKWFAIGKLVYSARVGHLDGAQADDFRVQFGDTWHLVQTMLGHARVETTKNVYLEPFRNLEVEVLLAHAEGFPVQEFMSQAFRAHPQVAGDPILERP, from the coding sequence ATGGCCGATACAACGAATCGCGACTACTCGCAATCGCTGTTGTTGTGGTTGAACTTTCTGGACATCAGGGGGGTCCAGTGGTGGACCGCGACGTCCGACGATGCGGAGGAGTTCGAGTTCTGGCGAACCACTGACCCCGCGAACCCGGAGCCGGTCGGTACATCGACGTTCGCCAAAGATGTTGCGGCGTGCAAGAAGTTCTATCGCTGGGTGGCCGCCCGGTATCCGGATGTGTCGGACATTTTCGCGGAAGTTGCGTTTCCGCGCGCTAAGCGCGAGGCGCGAGTGAGGTGGCTTGATCCGGCGGCAATTGCTCGGTGGCGTGATGTTGGTGTAAGGGGTCGAGACTTGTCGGGTCGGAGAGACAGATCGTGGAAAGGTCGAAATGAGCAGCGAGACAGCGCATTTGTCGACGGCCTCTACGGTACCGGCCTGCGGCTTACCGAATGGGGCAGCATCGTGCTGCCCGAGCTGGCCAAGCTGGAATTCGGTCGCAACTTCTTCACATCGCGGCTTGCCGATGCCTGCGCCAAAGGTGGCTACGGGCATCCCTACTGGGTTCCGCGAGAGGTGCTCAGCGCAGTATCCGCCTACGTCGAGGGTGCCCGTGCACGGGCGGTACGCGATGCGCAGACTGCTGGCCGATACGATCGGATCAAAGATCGCAGCGTGATCTGTAAGCAGTCCCGCGCCGGTCGCGTCGAGTATGTCGATTCGACAGGGAGGCGTATACGGACTTCATGGAACGAGCTCACGCCAGGGGTACGACGAAAGCTATTTCGGGAGAACGTATCCGGGTTGGAGCCGATTGCATTGTGGTTGAACGCCGATGGCCTGCCGCGTGATCCACACGGCTGGCATCACACGTTCGACACGGCGAATACCCGGATCGCTGCGTTGGGGCTGAACGACTTCAGCTGTACACCGCACATGCATCGACATTCGTTCGCCCTGAAGTGGTTCGCGATCGGCAAGTTGGTGTATTCCGCACGCGTGGGTCATCTCGACGGGGCCCAGGCTGACGACTTCCGTGTGCAGTTCGGTGACACCTGGCACCTAGTACAAACCATGTTGGGCCACGCGCGGGTGGAGACGACCAAGAACGTATACCTGGAACCGTTCCGAAACCTTGAAGTCGAGGTGCTGTTGGCGCACGCGGAGGGTTTTCCGGTGCAGGAGTTCATGTCTCAAGCATTCCGGGCGCACCCGCAGGTGGCCGGTGACCCGATACTGGAGCGGCCGTGA
- a CDS encoding ArsI/CadI family heavy metal resistance metalloenzyme, with the protein MSRVQLALNVDNLDEAITFYSKLFGISPAKVKPGYANFAVTEPPLKLVLLENPGKGGTINHLGVEVASSEQVHSEIARLTGEGLFTDEEIGTTCCFATQDKVWVTGPAGEKWEVYTVLADSDTFGSSPNLLDDSGEGGVCCGGTAAAEAGQPSAASCC; encoded by the coding sequence ATGTCCCGTGTCCAGCTCGCCCTTAACGTCGACAACCTCGACGAGGCAATCACGTTCTACTCCAAGCTGTTTGGCATCAGCCCGGCCAAGGTGAAGCCGGGTTACGCCAACTTCGCGGTGACCGAGCCGCCGCTGAAGCTCGTGCTGCTGGAGAACCCCGGCAAGGGCGGCACCATCAACCATCTCGGCGTCGAGGTGGCCTCCAGCGAGCAGGTCCACAGCGAGATCGCCCGGTTGACCGGCGAAGGATTGTTCACCGACGAGGAAATCGGCACCACGTGCTGTTTCGCCACCCAGGACAAAGTGTGGGTGACCGGACCGGCCGGCGAGAAGTGGGAGGTCTACACCGTCCTCGCCGATTCGGACACCTTCGGCTCCAGCCCCAACCTTCTCGACGACTCCGGCGAAGGCGGTGTCTGCTGCGGCGGCACCGCGGCCGCTGAAGCCGGTCAGCCCAGCGCCGCCTCCTGCTGCTGA
- a CDS encoding Rv2640c family ArsR-like transcriptional regulator, with protein MPKALPMIDMSEPVCCNPVASGPMGDEDALAVAMRLKAIADPVRIKILSSLFSAADGEQTSGDLSEALGVGESTISHHIGQLRTAGLVLSDRRGMRVFHRVKPDALQALCVVLDPRCCQ; from the coding sequence ATGCCCAAGGCGTTACCGATGATCGACATGTCCGAGCCGGTGTGTTGCAACCCGGTGGCCTCGGGCCCGATGGGCGATGAGGATGCGCTGGCGGTGGCCATGCGGCTCAAGGCAATCGCCGACCCGGTGCGCATCAAGATCTTGTCGTCCCTGTTCAGCGCGGCCGATGGCGAGCAGACCAGCGGGGACCTGTCCGAAGCGCTCGGCGTAGGAGAGTCCACGATCAGTCATCACATCGGGCAGCTGCGCACCGCGGGGCTGGTGTTGTCCGATCGCCGCGGCATGAGGGTGTTCCACCGGGTGAAACCTGATGCGCTGCAAGCGTTGTGTGTGGTACTCGATCCCCGCTGCTGCCAATAG
- a CDS encoding DUF3349 domain-containing protein produces the protein MAGTASVPLTRRLRALRDWFRAGYPNEAPGLGYSPLMALAGPPSLTPKQAQQVVEHLVDRPADPVEVAVAIVGVTGRLPHPGQRRTIERLLRAYPGRA, from the coding sequence GTGGCCGGCACAGCCTCCGTCCCGCTCACGCGCCGCCTGCGGGCGTTGCGCGATTGGTTCCGGGCGGGCTACCCGAATGAGGCTCCGGGCCTGGGGTATTCACCGCTCATGGCGTTGGCGGGCCCGCCGTCGCTGACGCCGAAGCAGGCCCAGCAGGTGGTCGAGCACTTGGTGGACCGCCCGGCCGATCCGGTGGAGGTCGCGGTGGCGATTGTCGGTGTCACCGGCCGGCTGCCCCATCCTGGGCAGCGGCGCACCATCGAGCGGCTGCTGCGCGCATACCCCGGGCGCGCCTAG
- a CDS encoding ArsR family transcriptional regulator: MNIESMPMESSDTVHHRAAIHAALADPGRLTIVDHLLLADASPSELQELLSVGSNLLAHHLRVLAEAGLITRRRSEADGRRTYLHLDRRALDAMVPVAGRRARRVVFVCTQNSARSQLAAAIWNRMSAVPATSAGTHPAEHIHPLALAAAQRRQVPMPARTPQRLDDVLQPSDLVIAVCDNAHEELPADPQRIHWSIPDPVRAATPDAFDIVVDTLVERIDHVAPRLRAG, translated from the coding sequence ATGAACATTGAGTCAATGCCTATGGAGTCGAGTGACACCGTGCACCACCGGGCGGCCATCCACGCCGCACTGGCCGATCCGGGCCGCCTCACCATCGTTGACCATTTGTTGCTGGCAGACGCGTCCCCGTCGGAACTTCAAGAGCTGCTGAGTGTCGGGTCGAATCTGTTGGCCCATCATCTGCGGGTGCTGGCCGAGGCCGGGCTCATCACCCGCCGCCGCTCCGAAGCCGACGGGCGCCGTACGTACTTGCATTTGGACCGCCGCGCGTTGGATGCCATGGTGCCCGTGGCGGGGCGGCGGGCTCGCCGGGTGGTTTTCGTCTGCACGCAGAATTCTGCGCGCAGTCAGCTCGCGGCGGCGATCTGGAACCGTATGAGCGCCGTGCCGGCCACCTCGGCCGGCACCCATCCCGCCGAGCACATTCATCCCTTGGCACTGGCGGCCGCGCAGCGTCGGCAGGTGCCGATGCCGGCGCGCACACCCCAGCGCCTCGACGACGTGCTGCAGCCCAGCGACCTGGTGATCGCGGTGTGTGACAACGCGCACGAGGAACTGCCCGCCGACCCGCAACGGATCCACTGGTCGATCCCCGATCCGGTCCGCGCGGCGACGCCCGATGCCTTCGACATCGTGGTCGACACGCTTGTCGAACGCATCGATCACGTCGCCCCGCGGCTGCGGGCGGGCTGA
- the pstS gene encoding phosphate ABC transporter substrate-binding protein PstS — translation MKLNRFGVSVSLVAAGALALSACGSDNNASSGGSSANGGSSNVSCGGKKALKASGSTAQANAMTRFVKAYEEACSGYTLNYTSNGSGAGVSEFLGKQTDFGGSDSPLNAKKGEIDKAKDRCGSEAWNLPVVFGPIAITYNVPGVTSLSLDGPTAAKIFNGEIKTWNDPAIAALNNGVALPADPIHVVFRSDESGTTDNFQKYLDAASDGAWGKGAGKAFAGGVGEGAKGNEGTSAAIKNTPGSITYNEWSFAKTQGLTTAKVVTSAGPEPVDISTETVGKTIAGAKVKGQGNDLVLDTATFYKPTQAGSYPIVLATYEIVCSKYADADTGKAVKAFLQSTITGGQKGLDSNGYIPIPAEFQSKLTTAVNAIS, via the coding sequence GTGAAGCTCAACCGATTTGGCGTCTCCGTGAGCTTGGTGGCCGCCGGAGCGCTGGCGCTGTCGGCGTGCGGCAGCGACAACAACGCGTCCTCGGGTGGCTCGAGCGCCAACGGCGGTTCGTCCAACGTGTCCTGCGGCGGCAAGAAGGCACTCAAGGCCAGCGGCTCGACCGCGCAGGCCAACGCGATGACCCGCTTCGTCAAGGCCTACGAGGAGGCCTGCTCGGGCTACACCCTGAACTACACCTCCAACGGTTCGGGCGCCGGCGTGAGCGAATTCCTCGGCAAGCAGACCGATTTCGGTGGCTCGGACTCCCCGCTGAACGCCAAGAAGGGCGAGATCGACAAGGCCAAGGACCGCTGCGGCTCGGAAGCCTGGAACCTGCCGGTCGTCTTCGGCCCGATCGCCATCACCTACAACGTCCCCGGCGTGACCTCCCTGTCGCTCGACGGCCCCACCGCCGCCAAGATCTTCAACGGTGAGATCAAGACCTGGAACGACCCGGCCATCGCCGCACTGAACAACGGCGTCGCCCTGCCGGCCGACCCGATCCACGTGGTCTTCCGCAGCGACGAATCCGGCACCACCGACAACTTCCAGAAGTACCTGGACGCGGCCTCTGACGGCGCCTGGGGCAAGGGCGCGGGCAAGGCGTTCGCCGGCGGCGTCGGCGAAGGTGCCAAGGGCAACGAGGGCACCTCGGCCGCCATCAAGAACACCCCCGGATCGATCACCTACAACGAGTGGTCCTTCGCCAAGACCCAGGGCCTGACCACCGCCAAGGTCGTCACCTCGGCCGGACCGGAGCCCGTCGACATCAGCACCGAGACCGTGGGTAAGACCATCGCCGGCGCCAAGGTCAAGGGCCAGGGCAACGACCTGGTGCTCGACACCGCCACCTTCTACAAGCCGACTCAGGCCGGCTCGTACCCGATCGTGTTGGCCACCTACGAGATCGTGTGCTCGAAGTACGCCGACGCCGACACCGGCAAGGCGGTCAAGGCGTTCCTGCAGTCGACGATCACCGGTGGGCAGAAGGGCCTGGACAGCAACGGCTACATCCCGATCCCGGCCGAGTTCCAGTCGAAGTTGACCACCGCCGTCAACGCGATCTCCTGA
- the pstC gene encoding phosphate ABC transporter permease subunit PstC encodes MSDPITPPKPAAPKRTSTGALGDRIFKAIAVAAGATIVIAIALIAVFLLIQAIPSLMANHDNFFTSSEFKTSDGDHLAFGIADLFMVTVLSAGFALVLAVPVAIGIALFLTHYAPARLSRPFGIAVDLLAAVPSIVFGLWGIFVLAPQLSPVAEFLNRNLGWLFLFKEGNVSLVGGGTIFTAGIVLAVMILPIITSVSREVFRQTPIPHIEAAQALGATKWEVVRMTVLPFGRSGVVAASMLGLGRALGETVAVLIILRSAAKAGNWSLFDGGYTFASKIASAAAEFSAPLPTGAYIAAGFVLFALTFAVNAAARAIAGSKVN; translated from the coding sequence ATGTCTGATCCGATCACGCCCCCGAAACCGGCCGCCCCGAAACGGACCAGCACCGGCGCCCTCGGCGACCGGATTTTCAAGGCCATTGCCGTCGCCGCCGGGGCCACGATCGTCATCGCCATCGCGCTGATCGCCGTGTTCCTGTTGATCCAGGCGATCCCGTCGTTGATGGCCAACCACGACAACTTCTTCACCAGCAGCGAGTTCAAGACCTCCGACGGTGACCACCTGGCGTTCGGTATCGCCGACCTGTTCATGGTCACGGTGCTCAGCGCAGGATTCGCACTGGTCTTGGCGGTACCAGTGGCGATCGGCATCGCCCTGTTCCTGACGCACTACGCCCCGGCCCGACTGTCCCGGCCGTTCGGCATCGCGGTCGACCTGCTGGCCGCGGTCCCCTCCATCGTCTTCGGCTTGTGGGGCATCTTCGTGCTGGCACCCCAGCTCTCGCCGGTGGCCGAGTTCCTCAACCGCAACCTGGGCTGGCTGTTCCTGTTCAAAGAGGGCAACGTGTCGCTAGTTGGTGGCGGCACCATCTTCACCGCGGGCATCGTCCTGGCGGTGATGATCTTGCCGATCATCACCTCGGTGAGCCGGGAAGTGTTCCGCCAGACCCCGATTCCGCACATCGAAGCCGCCCAGGCCCTGGGCGCGACGAAGTGGGAAGTGGTGCGCATGACGGTGCTGCCGTTCGGCCGCAGCGGCGTGGTGGCCGCGTCCATGCTGGGCCTGGGTCGTGCCCTCGGTGAGACCGTCGCGGTCCTGATCATCCTGCGGTCGGCGGCCAAGGCCGGTAACTGGTCGCTGTTCGACGGTGGCTACACCTTCGCATCGAAGATCGCTTCGGCCGCAGCCGAATTCAGCGCCCCGCTACCTACGGGCGCCTACATCGCTGCGGGCTTCGTCCTGTTCGCGCTGACCTTCGCGGTCAACGCTGCCGCACGCGCCATCGCCGGATCGAAGGTGAACTGA
- the pstA gene encoding phosphate ABC transporter permease PstA, whose product MNVATLDEPIKSPTFHPTARGRRIKNAVATTLVGSAFGVALIPLVWVLYIVIERGWRAIVSSTWWTRSLQGVLPEEFAGGVYHALYGTIVQASIAAVLAIPLGVMAAIFLVEYGGGRLARTTTFMVDVLAGVPSIVAALFIFSLWITTLGFTQSAFAVSLALVLLMLPVVVRSTEEMLKLVPNDLREASYALGIPKWKTIARIVVPTALPGIITGVLLSIARIIGETAPVLVLVGYARSINFDIFGGNMASLPLLIYTELINPQPAGQLRVWGAALTLIIVVAILILAAAATTRLLTRKR is encoded by the coding sequence ATGAACGTCGCCACACTGGATGAGCCGATCAAGAGCCCGACTTTTCACCCGACCGCGCGCGGTCGGCGCATCAAGAACGCGGTGGCCACCACGCTGGTGGGTAGCGCCTTCGGGGTCGCACTGATCCCGCTGGTCTGGGTGCTCTACATCGTCATCGAGCGAGGCTGGCGCGCCATCGTCAGCTCCACCTGGTGGACCCGGTCGCTGCAAGGCGTGCTTCCTGAAGAGTTCGCCGGCGGTGTGTACCACGCGCTGTACGGCACCATCGTGCAGGCGAGTATCGCTGCGGTGCTGGCGATCCCGCTCGGGGTGATGGCCGCAATCTTCCTCGTCGAGTACGGCGGTGGCCGTCTGGCCCGCACCACTACCTTCATGGTGGACGTGCTGGCCGGTGTGCCGTCGATCGTCGCGGCGCTGTTCATCTTCAGCTTGTGGATCACCACCCTGGGCTTCACCCAGAGCGCGTTCGCGGTCTCGCTGGCGCTGGTGCTGCTGATGCTGCCAGTGGTGGTCCGATCCACCGAGGAAATGCTCAAGCTCGTCCCCAATGATCTGCGGGAAGCCAGCTACGCCTTGGGCATTCCGAAGTGGAAGACCATCGCACGCATCGTGGTGCCCACGGCCCTTCCCGGCATCATCACCGGCGTGCTGCTCTCGATCGCCCGCATCATCGGCGAGACCGCGCCGGTGCTGGTCTTGGTCGGCTATGCCCGTTCGATCAACTTCGACATTTTCGGCGGCAACATGGCCTCGCTGCCGCTGTTGATCTACACCGAGCTGATCAACCCGCAGCCCGCAGGCCAACTACGGGTGTGGGGCGCGGCACTGACGCTCATCATCGTGGTCGCCATTTTGATCCTCGCCGCCGCGGCCACGACCCGGCTGCTCACTCGCAAACGCTGA
- the pstB gene encoding phosphate ABC transporter ATP-binding protein PstB, which translates to MAKRIDLKDVNIFYGAFHAVADVSLSVQPRSVTAFIGPSGCGKSTVLRSLNRMHEVTPGARVQGSVLLDGEDIYAAGVDPVGVRRTIGMVFQRPNPFPTMSIRDNVIAGLKLQGVRNKKTLDEVVERSLKGANLWNEVKDRLDKPGSGLSGGQQQRLCIARAIAVQPDVLLMDEPCSALDPISTLAIEDLVAELKQDYTIVIVTHNMQQAARVSDQTAFFNLEATGKPGRLIEIDDTEKMFSNPGKKATEDYISGRFG; encoded by the coding sequence ATGGCCAAACGTATCGACCTCAAAGACGTCAACATCTTCTACGGCGCGTTCCACGCCGTAGCGGATGTCTCGCTGTCGGTGCAGCCGCGTAGCGTCACCGCGTTCATCGGGCCCTCGGGTTGCGGCAAGTCCACGGTGCTGCGCTCGCTGAACCGCATGCACGAGGTCACCCCCGGTGCCCGCGTTCAGGGCTCGGTGCTGCTCGACGGCGAGGACATCTACGCCGCCGGTGTGGACCCCGTCGGGGTGCGCCGCACCATCGGCATGGTGTTCCAGCGGCCGAACCCGTTCCCCACCATGTCCATTCGCGACAACGTCATCGCGGGGTTGAAGCTGCAGGGTGTGCGCAACAAGAAGACCCTCGATGAGGTCGTCGAGCGCTCGCTCAAAGGCGCCAACCTGTGGAACGAGGTCAAAGACCGCCTCGACAAGCCGGGGTCGGGCCTTTCGGGTGGTCAGCAGCAGCGGCTGTGCATCGCTCGGGCGATCGCGGTGCAGCCCGATGTGCTGCTGATGGACGAGCCATGCTCGGCGCTGGACCCGATCTCCACGTTGGCGATCGAGGACCTGGTCGCCGAGCTCAAGCAGGACTACACCATCGTGATCGTCACGCACAACATGCAGCAGGCTGCCCGGGTCAGCGATCAGACGGCGTTCTTCAACCTGGAAGCCACCGGTAAGCCGGGCCGGCTGATCGAGATCGACGACACCGAGAAGATGTTCTCCAATCCCGGCAAAAAGGCGACAGAGGATTACATTTCCGGACGGTTCGGTTAG
- a CDS encoding response regulator transcription factor: protein MTIEVRRTNAPMEPGTYRAALGAPRGSLVLCEVDSRIAADLMDEAARAGIDTTWCRNGAETLLAVGAGAPDVLIMAARTATVAAASITSAVRATSDLPILVGAAPGEEDLARPVLAAGASAVIARPYAIAAITPFALTGEPGPAILVAGPIHVDRHGYETQVRGREVQLTHRELELLVFLIERRGKVASSEEISRAVWGHPSDTNTVAVHVKRLRRKLGDDPEHGEFIRTVRGVGYRLAPSVCA from the coding sequence TTGACCATCGAGGTGCGGCGAACGAACGCGCCGATGGAGCCGGGGACCTACCGCGCGGCACTGGGTGCGCCGCGCGGCAGCCTGGTGTTGTGTGAAGTCGACTCCCGCATCGCCGCGGACCTGATGGATGAGGCCGCACGAGCGGGGATCGACACCACCTGGTGCCGCAACGGCGCTGAGACCCTGCTGGCGGTCGGCGCCGGCGCTCCGGATGTGTTGATCATGGCCGCCCGCACCGCCACCGTCGCCGCCGCCAGCATCACCTCGGCGGTGCGCGCGACCTCCGATCTGCCAATCCTGGTGGGTGCCGCGCCCGGCGAGGAAGACCTGGCGCGTCCGGTGCTGGCGGCCGGCGCGTCAGCGGTGATCGCTCGGCCCTATGCCATCGCCGCGATTACCCCCTTCGCCCTCACCGGCGAACCCGGGCCGGCGATCCTGGTCGCCGGACCGATCCACGTCGACCGGCACGGCTACGAAACCCAGGTTCGGGGCCGCGAAGTCCAGCTCACCCACCGTGAACTGGAGCTGCTGGTGTTTCTCATCGAGCGGCGCGGCAAAGTCGCCAGCAGCGAAGAGATCAGCCGCGCGGTGTGGGGGCACCCGTCGGACACCAATACTGTTGCGGTGCATGTCAAACGACTCCGCCGGAAACTGGGCGACGATCCCGAACATGGCGAGTTCATCCGCACCGTCCGCGGGGTTGGCTACCGGCTGGCACCGTCTGTGTGCGCGTGA
- a CDS encoding helicase associated domain-containing protein, which produces MSVPDTAPHWNDALAALQRYQSQRGTTDVGPNIRAYGIDLGKWVARCRDEYWDGILDLDHLAALEAVTGWHWGPPRPGSWRHGHDALATFARQSGTTRMLAGTVVDGVDLHAWVTAQRQAFTGLELSAPQIRLLAALPEWDWDIETARWDHGIAAATAWIAEHHTLASVQRDTRLADYPLGQWLHRCREDFRAGTLLADRVAELEALPGWSWGRHHDSWEEGLRVLRAYLAETGHACPPQKTVFDGHPIGWWVTHRRREHRNGTLPVDRAELLAALPGWRWTPTQDRWQEGLDALTTYVSRHGAATPGRSDTVDGYPLGAWVNTQKSAHKAGRLPADRAAKLAALPGWRWRT; this is translated from the coding sequence GTGAGCGTCCCGGACACCGCGCCGCACTGGAACGATGCCCTGGCCGCCCTGCAGCGCTATCAGAGCCAGCGCGGCACCACCGACGTCGGCCCGAACATCCGCGCCTACGGCATCGATCTGGGCAAGTGGGTCGCCCGCTGCCGTGACGAGTACTGGGACGGGATCCTGGACCTCGATCACCTCGCTGCGCTGGAGGCGGTCACCGGCTGGCACTGGGGGCCGCCGCGTCCGGGCAGTTGGCGCCACGGGCACGATGCGCTCGCGACCTTCGCGCGCCAATCCGGCACGACGAGGATGCTGGCCGGCACCGTCGTCGACGGCGTCGACCTGCACGCCTGGGTGACCGCACAGCGCCAGGCCTTCACCGGCCTGGAACTGTCCGCGCCGCAAATCCGGCTGCTGGCGGCGCTGCCGGAGTGGGACTGGGACATCGAGACAGCCCGCTGGGACCACGGTATCGCCGCCGCGACCGCCTGGATCGCCGAGCACCACACGCTCGCCTCGGTGCAGCGCGACACCCGACTCGCGGACTATCCGCTCGGCCAATGGCTGCACCGCTGTCGCGAAGATTTTCGGGCCGGCACGCTGCTCGCTGACCGCGTCGCCGAGCTCGAAGCGCTGCCCGGTTGGAGCTGGGGCCGCCACCACGACAGCTGGGAGGAAGGGCTGCGGGTGTTGCGTGCCTACCTCGCCGAGACCGGCCACGCGTGCCCGCCGCAAAAGACGGTCTTTGACGGCCACCCCATCGGCTGGTGGGTCACCCATCGCCGCCGCGAGCATCGCAACGGCACACTGCCCGTCGACCGCGCCGAACTGCTCGCCGCCCTGCCGGGGTGGCGATGGACACCGACGCAGGACCGCTGGCAGGAGGGCCTCGATGCCCTCACCACCTACGTCAGCCGGCACGGCGCCGCCACCCCTGGCCGCAGCGACACCGTCGACGGCTACCCACTCGGTGCGTGGGTGAACACCCAAAAGAGCGCGCACAAGGCGGGCCGGCTGCCTGCCGATCGGGCCGCCAAACTTGCGGCCCTACCGGGCTGGCGCTGGCGAACCTGA
- a CDS encoding FAD-dependent oxidoreductase, producing MSDRRVVAIGGSDAGISAALRIRELDPTTDVTVVVADAFPNFSICGIPYYVSGEVTHWSNLAHRTAADLAATGMRVLTDTTATRINVTEHTLDVLGADGTPQQLAYDALVVGTGAVSARPPIAGLTGPDALGPAEGVHLLHSMGDTFAVMESLHKRDPKRAVIIGAGYIGLEMAEALTTRGIAVTQIEALPEVLPTVDAELGALVHTELERHGVEVLTSTTVQAISRTDAGALTVTGSHDGETIARTVDFVLVVVGVRPDVELAADAGAELGTKGAIVVDEAMRTNLPDVYAAGDCVHTHHRLLGLTWLPLGTTAHKQGRVAGENAIGGNARYAGSLGTQVVKVFDLVAARTGLREHEVIAAQRGWIPATVAASPDDHKAYYPGATPIHIRITGDTASGALLGAQLVGHRSAEVAKRVDTYATALFHGMTIDGLSELDLSYTPPLGSPWDAVQMAAQTWTRHQRSALGTSASA from the coding sequence ATGTCTGACCGCCGAGTTGTCGCCATTGGTGGCAGTGATGCCGGTATCAGCGCCGCCCTACGCATCCGTGAACTCGACCCCACCACCGACGTCACCGTCGTGGTCGCCGACGCTTTCCCGAACTTCTCCATCTGCGGCATCCCGTACTACGTCTCCGGTGAAGTCACCCACTGGAGCAACCTGGCGCACCGCACCGCCGCCGATCTCGCCGCGACCGGGATGCGGGTGCTCACCGACACCACCGCCACCCGGATCAACGTCACCGAGCACACCCTCGATGTCCTGGGCGCCGACGGCACACCCCAGCAGTTGGCCTACGACGCCCTGGTGGTCGGTACCGGCGCGGTGTCGGCCCGGCCTCCTATCGCCGGTCTGACCGGTCCGGATGCCCTCGGCCCCGCCGAGGGTGTGCACCTGCTGCATTCCATGGGCGACACCTTCGCGGTGATGGAATCCCTGCACAAGCGCGACCCGAAACGCGCGGTGATCATCGGTGCCGGATACATCGGCCTGGAAATGGCCGAAGCGCTCACCACCCGCGGTATCGCGGTCACCCAGATCGAAGCGTTGCCCGAAGTGCTGCCCACCGTCGACGCCGAGTTGGGCGCCCTGGTCCACACCGAGCTAGAGCGTCATGGGGTTGAGGTGCTGACCAGCACCACCGTGCAGGCGATCAGTCGCACCGATGCCGGCGCCCTGACGGTGACCGGCAGCCACGATGGCGAGACCATCGCCCGCACTGTTGATTTCGTGCTGGTCGTGGTGGGCGTGCGCCCGGATGTCGAACTGGCCGCCGACGCCGGCGCCGAACTCGGAACCAAAGGCGCGATCGTGGTCGACGAGGCGATGCGTACCAATCTGCCCGACGTGTACGCCGCCGGTGACTGCGTCCACACGCACCACCGCCTGTTGGGCCTGACGTGGCTCCCGCTGGGCACCACCGCTCACAAGCAGGGCCGCGTCGCCGGCGAGAACGCCATCGGGGGCAACGCCCGCTACGCCGGCAGCCTGGGCACCCAGGTGGTCAAGGTGTTCGACCTGGTCGCCGCCCGCACCGGGCTACGGGAACATGAAGTCATTGCCGCGCAACGGGGTTGGATCCCGGCCACTGTCGCGGCCAGTCCCGATGATCACAAGGCGTACTACCCGGGCGCCACCCCGATCCACATCCGGATTACCGGTGACACCGCCAGCGGCGCGTTGCTGGGCGCTCAACTGGTCGGGCACCGCAGCGCCGAGGTCGCCAAACGCGTCGACACCTACGCCACCGCCCTGTTTCACGGGATGACTATCGACGGGCTCAGCGAACTCGACTTGTCCTACACCCCACCGCTGGGCTCGCCCTGGGATGCGGTGCAGATGGCCGCTCAAACCTGGACCCGTCACCAGCGCAGCGCCCTGGGCACGTCGGCGTCAGCCTGA